The window TAGCCAAGCTTGATCGGCCTTCGCTTGAGCTCTGACTGCATCCGATAAAAACGGTTTTCCGTCAAGTGTGGTACCGGTTTTGCGCAAATAAAAATCGGCGGCACGCTCTGCTTTTTCGCGGGCTTTGAGTTGTTGCGTGAGCGGCCCTTGCTGGGGCACCAAGGCTTCAAAATCACTCCACAAAGTGCAGCCGATCAAGCGCACACCGTTCATCACCTTCACACGCCGATGCAACCATGTGATTTGCAAACGCTCACAGGTCTCTTGCAATCGTGTGTGTGCTTCTTCAAAGGGCATGCCATCGTATTCGTGATTGCCAGGCACAAAGAAAACGGGTACTGGCCATGCGGCCAAATCTGCCCGAGGTGAAAACCGAGCCAGACCAAAATTGTGGTCATCTTGAGTGACCAGCATGGAGCCTTCTTGATAGGAACCAATGTCACCAGCCAAAATCAACACGTCTGCACCCGGTGCAAATTCGGGCACAAAATGTGGGTGAGTTTCCAGATGGAGGTCTGACAGCAATTGAATGTTCATCATCTGCCCTGAGCTTTGAAGACATCGTGCGCAATGTTGATCAGCACATCGCGCAACCACACATGGTCACTTTGTGCATGTTTGCGGCGATGCCACAAAGCGTCCACGTGCAAAGTCGGAACCTTGAATGGCAAATTGCACAAATAAAACTCTTTTGAAATGCCTGTGGTGGGCACAAAGTGACGCGGCAACACGGTTAGCAAATCGGAGTTCACCACCACGCGTCCAGCGGTGAAAAATTGATTCACGGTCATCACCACACGCCGTTGTTTGCCAATCGATGCCAAAGCTTCGTCAATGAAGCCATACGGCCGACCCGAAAAGCTCACAAGCAAATGGCGCGCATTGCAAAAATCTTCCAGCGTGATTTCCTTCTTCGCCAGTGGATGGTCTTTGCGCATCACACACACATATTCGCCGTCGTACAAGCGGTGATGTTCAAAGGCGGTGGCTTCACCGATTTGCGCGCGGGCGGTCAAGTCGGCCAAGACAGCTGGAAAATAACCCAAGGCCAAGTCCACCACACCGTTTTCTAACAAGCCCCTGGGGTCGCGCGTGGTGAGCGGCAAAACGCGCACCGAAATGTTGGGCGCGTGATGTTCAAGCTCTTGTGCAAGGCCGCCCATCAATTCAGCCGCGGTGGCATCGGCCATGGCCAACACAAACGAGTTGCGCGCTTGGCTAGGCACAAACTGCTGTGGCACCAAGGCAGATTGGAGTTGGTCCAGTGCCTCTCGCACGCTAGGCCACAAAGTCAAGGCAAAAGGCGTTGGCGTAATGCCTTGGCCATCACGGCGAACCAAATCATCGCCCAGGGTTTCACGCAAGCGGCGCAAGGCATTGCTGACCGCGGGTTGCGTGATGGACAGGTTGCGCGCCGCTTTGGTCAAGCTGCGCTCCGCCATCACCTCGTCAAAGACCCGAAGCAGGTTCAGATCCAGGGTGCGGAAGTTGGTTTGTATGGCTTCAATCATTTCCGTTGTGAATGATAGGCATCATGAATATAAAGTTGAACAATATCAGAGTAAACCCTATGATTCAATCATTGATCGGGCAAATGATGCGTTTTTGCATCAACCCCAGATCAGCAAAGCATTCAATCTCGCAAAGAGGAAACGTCATGAACCACAATTTTGTTCACTTAGAGTACCCCCTGACCCACCCCGGTGTTGACCGAGCTGAAAAAGTTGTCAACAACTTCAAGCGCTTGAGCGACACCTTCAGCCCCACACGCACTTTGGCCATCATGCTGTTGGCTGCTGTTCTGGCGGCATTCGTTGTGGTGGCCGATCAGATGATTGACACATGGGCCGAAGGTCACTTGTTGGCCGCATGGGTTGCACTGTGGGCTGTGGTGTTTGCGGCAGTGGGTTTGTTCGCTGGCGTTTCCAAGTCAGTGGCCATTCAGTTGAAAACTGGCTTGGACCGTTGGGCGGCCAGCGCTGCACAACGTCGCTCTGATGAGCGTCTGTGGGCCATTGCACAAACGGATGCTCGCTTGATGTCGGAGTTGCAAATTGCCACGTCGCGCAGCGATGAGGAAACTCTGTTGGGCGAGAACAGCACACAACGCCGAGTAGCCCGTTTGTTGAACCAACGCCAGTACTACATCTGATCCTGTGTTGGCGTTCAGCCTGGCTGGACGTCAATGATCCATGCCTCCTTCGGGAGGTTTTTTTTCGCCTGCTCAGGACGCATCACTGCGTCACCGATTTTTGCGAAGCCAAGTAGATGCCAGGCAAGATCATGGCAGCCCCCATGGCATGGTGCCAACCCAAGGTCTCACCCAAGAACAGCCAAGCGACCAAACTGCCATACAAAGGGCCCATGTACAGGCTGGCCGCGACGCGACTGGCGCCTAAGGTTTTTTGACAAAAACCATAAGCCCAGTAAGCACCCACTCCGGGGAAAAGCGCTGCGGTGATGACAAGTAGGCTGGCCGTCCAACTCCAATCGGCATGAGGTGTGGTTACCCATTCCGTTAAAGCAAAGGGCAACAGAACCAAGCTGCCACCCATGCAAGTGGCAGCCAATCGTGCTGTGGAACTCAAGGGGCTTGCCCATTTTTTCAGCAGCAAAGCATAAGCAGCCCACGACACCATGGCCATCACAATCAGGCCATCGCCCAGTACCCAGACCACTTGCGACAGGGCCGTCCACTGGCCTTTGACGACCACATGCAAGACGCCCAACAAGGCCAGCACCACACCGAAGCCTTGACGCCAAGAGAAGCTTTCTTTGAGGCCCACCACAGCGCCAAGTGTGATCAAGACAGGAGATGCGGCATAGATCAAGGCAATGTTGATGGCCGTGGTGGTTTCAGCCGCCCAATAAACCCAAGCACCACAAATGAGCATGCCCAATGTGCCCAGCGCCAAATATTGAGGCCAAACTTTGGTGGTGTGATGGCGCTCCCGCCAAAGCTCGTTGCGCGAGATGGCGGCCAGGATGAGCCCCGCCAAGAACCATCGGCCCAGTGCGAGCACGTGGGGGCTGATGATGCCTGGCGCAGTTCTGGCGACCACGTAGTTCACCGACCACATGGCCGGTGTGAACCACAACAAAGCTTGCGCCAGTTTGAGGCGCGAGGCAGCGTTTGTCAGACCGCCGCTAAGCGCTGTTCCAACGCTGCTTTGGTGTCGAGCAAAGCCTTGGGCATGTTGTAAGCCAACTGCTCAAAGTGGGTCGTGTGCAATTGCAACTCTTGTTGCCACGCAGCTTTGTCAATGCTGGTGACGGTTTTGAATTGGTCGGCTGTGAAATTCAAGCCGGTCCAGTTCAGTTCGCCATAAGTTGGCGTGATGCCAAACATGGTTTCTTGACCTTGGGCCTGACCTTCTAAGCGGTCGATCATCCACTTCAAAACGCGCATGTTGTCGCCGTAACCGGGCCACACAAACTTGCCGGCTTCGTCTTTGCGGAACCAGTTGACGCAGTAAATGCTGGGCAACTTGTGACCGCCCGCTTCAATCTTGGCGCCCACGTCCAACCAGTGTTGGAAATAGTCGCTCATGTTGTAACCGCAGAAGGGCAACATGGCAAAAGGATCGCGGCGAACCACGCCTTGTGCACCAAATGCAGCGGCAGTGGTTTCAGAGCCCATGGTAGCGGCCATGTAAACGCCTTCAGTCCAATTGCGTGCTTCTGTGACCAAAGGCACGGTGGTGGAGCGGCGACCGCCAAAGATGAAGGCGTCGATCGACACGCCAGCCGCATCGTCCCATGCGGGGTCGAG is drawn from Limnohabitans sp. 103DPR2 and contains these coding sequences:
- a CDS encoding metallophosphoesterase; translation: MNIQLLSDLHLETHPHFVPEFAPGADVLILAGDIGSYQEGSMLVTQDDHNFGLARFSPRADLAAWPVPVFFVPGNHEYDGMPFEEAHTRLQETCERLQITWLHRRVKVMNGVRLIGCTLWSDFEALVPQQGPLTQQLKAREKAERAADFYLRKTGTTLDGKPFLSDAVRAQAKADQAWLTHALSEPFEGVTVVVTHFAPSLKSADPRYGLTPGTAGFCNALDHLLPKANLWLHGHLHCAHDYVHAGCRVVANPLGYARKNEQLAFEARKIWRVDA
- a CDS encoding LysR family transcriptional regulator, whose amino-acid sequence is MIEAIQTNFRTLDLNLLRVFDEVMAERSLTKAARNLSITQPAVSNALRRLRETLGDDLVRRDGQGITPTPFALTLWPSVREALDQLQSALVPQQFVPSQARNSFVLAMADATAAELMGGLAQELEHHAPNISVRVLPLTTRDPRGLLENGVVDLALGYFPAVLADLTARAQIGEATAFEHHRLYDGEYVCVMRKDHPLAKKEITLEDFCNARHLLVSFSGRPYGFIDEALASIGKQRRVVMTVNQFFTAGRVVVNSDLLTVLPRHFVPTTGISKEFYLCNLPFKVPTLHVDALWHRRKHAQSDHVWLRDVLINIAHDVFKAQGR
- a CDS encoding DMT family transporter, with protein sequence MLWFTPAMWSVNYVVARTAPGIISPHVLALGRWFLAGLILAAISRNELWRERHHTTKVWPQYLALGTLGMLICGAWVYWAAETTTAINIALIYAASPVLITLGAVVGLKESFSWRQGFGVVLALLGVLHVVVKGQWTALSQVVWVLGDGLIVMAMVSWAAYALLLKKWASPLSSTARLAATCMGGSLVLLPFALTEWVTTPHADWSWTASLLVITAALFPGVGAYWAYGFCQKTLGASRVAASLYMGPLYGSLVAWLFLGETLGWHHAMGAAMILPGIYLASQKSVTQ